One segment of Stegostoma tigrinum isolate sSteTig4 chromosome 24, sSteTig4.hap1, whole genome shotgun sequence DNA contains the following:
- the paqr7b gene encoding membrane progestin receptor alpha-B yields MATVVMDQIGRLFINIQQIRQIPSLVEQSIPSLPCTVKDCEVPQIFREPYIYSGYRPVKQSWRYYFFTLFQRHNESVNVWTHLIAALVVLLKFHKLSETVEFLSDPHALPLLILLLSAFTYLTFSTLAHLLHSTSEFAHYSFFFLDYVGVAIYQYGSALVHYYYSVEEEWYHIIKSFYLPMATILAWMSCLGCCYSKSNAKVLCPWTRKLYQVVPAGLAYILDISPILHRINNCYSSGCTDDTIWYHSGQIIFFLISAHFFSCPHPEKWFPGKCDIFLQGHQIFHVFMVLCTMAQLEAVHLDYKNRQHFYQIWHRDSTWTVVTCFVILISSSVATMLYMRHLMKIKLSLKDK; encoded by the coding sequence ATGGCAACAGTTGTGATGGATCAGATTGGCAGACTCTTCATCAATATCCAGCAGATCCGTCAGATCCCGAGCCTGGTGGAACAGTCTATCCCTAGCCTGCCATGCACGGTGAAGGATTGTGAAGTGCCACAAATATTCCGTGAACCGTACATCTACTCTGGCTACAGGCCAGTGAAACAGAGCTGGCGCTACTACTTCTTCACCTTGTTCCAGCGACACAATGAATCTGTCAATGTTTGGACCCATCTGATTGCTGCGCTGGTTGTCCTCCTCAAATTTCATAAGCTGTCTGAGACAGTGGAGTTTTTGTCTGATCCCCATGCACTGCCACTACTGATCCTTCTCCTGTCTGCCTTCACCTACTTGACTTTCAGTACCTTGGCCCATCTGTTGCACTCGACCTCTGAATTTGCCCATTACTCCTTCTTTTTCTTGGACTACGTTGGTGTGGCCATCTATCAGTATGGTAGTGCTTTGGTCCATTACTATTACTCTGTTGAAGAGGAGTGGTACCACATTATCAAGTCTTTCTATCTCCCAATGGCTACTATTTTGGCTTGGATGTCCTGTTTGGGATGCTGCTACTCAAAATCCAATGCCAAGGTACTGTGTCCTTGGACACGCAAACTCTACCAGGTAGTGCCAGCAGGGCTGGCCTACATATTAGACATTAGCCCTATACTGCACCGGATAAACAATTGCTATTCCTCTGGTTGCACCGATGACACCATCTGGTACCATTCGGGCCAGATTATCTTCTTCCTTATTAGTGCTCACTTCTTCTCTTGCCCTCACCCAGAGAAGTGGTTCCCAGGGAAGTGCGACATTTTCCTGCAGGGGCACCAGATTTTCCATGTGTTCATGGTCCTGTGCACCATGGCCCAACTGGAAGCTGTCCATTTGGATTACAAAAATAGACAGCACTTCTATCAGATTTGGCACAGAGACTCCACCTGGACTGTGGTCACCTGTTTTGTAATCCTCATCTCCTCCAGTGTTGCCACAATGCTTTACATGAGGCACCTCATGAAAATTAAACTGAGCCTCAAGGACAAATGA